A part of Drosophila bipectinata strain 14024-0381.07 chromosome 3L, DbipHiC1v2, whole genome shotgun sequence genomic DNA contains:
- the LOC108127573 gene encoding glycoprotein-N-acetylgalactosamine 3-beta-galactosyltransferase 1, which produces MIPYNYQNPNSAKYVKRTWGKHCNVLLFVSGYVDDELEPYVPVVNSTDTWTLVHKGLIHAYQMYGDKADWFLRAEDSNFVVLENLRYMIDRKKYLPSQPIYFGYELENIYTHESFIFFKSGYVMSHEALKIYTEMSKELQNEHCLHLEGFTEDVELQRCLSHVNVKTVDCRDELGHETFSPIPMYYHFLDGYGFIPWLKNLSFKKVEEDTVPLSRRAISFRVYYPPEMYDYYYLVYKTRIFGQFSPNSVEFQT; this is translated from the exons ATGATACCCTATAATTATCAGAACCCCAATTCGGCAAAGTACGTGAAACGAACTTGGGGAAAGCATTGCAatgttttgctttttgtgAGCGGCTACGTCGACGATGAACTGGAACCCTACGTGCCCGTGGTGAATTCTACGGATACATGGACCCTGGTCCACAAGGGCCTGATACACGCCTACCAGATGTATGGGGACAAGGCCGATTGGTTCCTCCGGGCGGAGGACAGCAA TTTCGTCGTTCTGGAGAACCTAAGGTATATGATAGAtcgcaaaaaatatttaccctCCCAGCCGATTTACTTTGGCTACGAACTGGAGAATATCTACACTCATGAG tcttttatatttttcaaaagtggCTACGTTATGAGCCATGAAGCCTTGAAAATATATACTGAGATGTCCAAGGAGCTCCAAAATGAACACTGCTTGCACTTGGAAGGATTTACGGAGGATGTGGAGCTACAGAGATGCCTAAGTCACGTGAATGTCAAAACAGTAGACTGTCGCGATGAACTTGGTCACGAGACCTTTTCCCCGATTCCCATGTATTACCATTTTTTGGACGGCTATGGTTTTATACCTTGGCTGAAGAATTTAAGTTTCAAAAAAGTTGAAGAG GACACAGTACCCCTCTCCAGACGAGCCATATCATTTCGTGTTTATTATCCTCCTGAAATGTACGATTACTATTATTTGGTTTACAAAACGAGAATCTTTGGACAGTTCTCGCCCAACTCTGTAGAATTTCAGACTTAA
- the LOC108127767 gene encoding glycoprotein-N-acetylgalactosamine 3-beta-galactosyltransferase 1: protein MPRLLNTRRLFLGSKTRVSPCKGISLLLLATTCVLLMLQLKVQMDSRLSGLPTTNTAPAPRIFCIILCFEYRHNYAGIHVHRTWAKHCDHFVFVSDDVHHILEPVVFVDLHDNWHLLRAHLEYVHNYHFHQGDWFLYAHDDNFVVVENIREMIKPYSRDELIYFGCKMRDSNSLPYMYYKSGILFSAASLKRFVLEAMPNESLCSSQPRGDKATEELGLCLNNVGVIDGDSRDEWKGHRFLPFDSEIHLGSKLNESISEHKHFLDNSYYPVKDVSK, encoded by the exons ATGCCACGGCTACTCAATACGCGCCGCCTCTTCCTGGGCAGCAAGACCCGGGTCAGTCCCTGCAAGGGAATCTCCCTGCTGCTCCTGGCCACCACTTGTGTCCTGCTGATGCTGCAGCTCAAGGTTCAGATGGACTCCCGCCTCTCGGGTCTCCCGACAACAAACACTGCCCCAGCGCCTCGAATTTTTTGCATAATTCTCTGCTTTGAGTACCGCCATAACTATGCCGGGATTCACGTCCACCGGACCTGGGCCAAGCACTGTGATCACTTTGTGTTTGTCAGCGACGATGTCCACCACATTCTGGAGCCGGTGGTGTTTGTGGATTTGCACGACAATTGGCATCTGTTACGTGCTCATCTGGAGTACGTCCACAACTATCATTTCCATCAGGGAGATTGGTTTCTCTACGCCCACGATGACAA ctttgtggtggtggagaaCATCCGGGAAATGATAAAGCCCTACAGCCGCGATGAACTCATTTACTTTGGCTGCAAAATGAGGGACTCCAATAGTTTG CCTTATATGTACTACAAGAGTGGAATTCTCTTCAGTGCTGCGTCCCTTAAGCGTTTCGTCCTGGAAGCCATGCCCAATGAAAGTCTTTGCAGTTCTCAACCAAGAGGAGATAAAGCCACCGAGGAATTGGGCCTGTGTCTCAACAATGTTGGAGTTATTGATGGCGATAGTCGCGATGAGTGGAAAGGACACCGATTCCTACCTTTCGACTCAGAAATACACTTGGGTAGCAAACTAAACGAATCCATAAGCGAGCACAAGCATTTCTTAGATAACTCTTATTATCCAGTAAAGGATGTGAGTAAATAG
- the Pgant8 gene encoding polypeptide N-acetylgalactosaminyltransferase 8 isoform X2, giving the protein MCIEILRHKKKVLLLLLLTAAGSIIFYWCTLRLEREDGLAAPTSMTSRLEREISDLQAAFESKVVPQLGDLGRPARRNWTEGERQAMDQSLRAVGFNSWLSERISLERSLYDMRHRSCKKLEYSLEKLPSVSVVITYHDEEASVLLRTLSSVRKRTPGRLLREIILVDDGSTKVDPKLNDLLRIKFLNMVKHHRLDTQVGLMKARVTGAQLALADVLVFLDSHVEVTHGWLEPLIAPILKNNRTCTTPIIDTIDYDNFAYRRGKPSRGFFNWQFNYIQLPLLKEEVLALPAPHDNPIMNGGLFAIGRQWFFELGGYDKGLKIWGAEQFELSLKIWLCGGRILEVPCSRVGHLYRDPSFHIHYTQQSKEYEKKVISRNYRRVAEVWLDDYKDKLFEEIPHLTVIKVGSLTEARALKKRLHCKPFKWFLDHLAEDFLNLYPVVETSDFAFGVLQSLASPKLCLNRTEDSPGKPKLSQCPIEHKFPDSDLMKWTLTYRRELRSDSTCLEVRNPLGEVYVFQCHGQQGNQFWSFNTTSQQVVHGQMKGSRRCLEIQPDAKGVTTGQCDPNNPKQRWSFGYKDNQRLEHFWDKVKTS; this is encoded by the exons ATGTGCATCGAGATTTTGCGGCACAAGAAGaaggtgttgctgctgctactgctgacGGCTGCCGGCAGCATAATCTTCTACTGGTGCACTCTAAGGCTGGAGCGGGAAGATGGCTTGGCGGCGCCGACGTCCATGACATCGCGACTGGAGCGGGAGATAAGCGACCTGCAGGCGGCGTTCGAGTCCAAAGTGGTGCCCCAGCTGGGGGATTTGGGGCGACCGGCGCGGAGGAACTGGACGGAGGGGGAGCGCCAGGCCATGGATCAGAGCTTGCGGGCGGTGGGCTTCAACAGCTGGCTCTCGGAGCGCATCTCTTTGGAGCGCTCGCTCTACGACATGCGGCATCGCAG TTGCAAAAAGCTCGAGTACTCGCTGGAAAAGCTTCCGTCGGTGAGTGTGGTGATAACCTATCATGACGAAGAGGCGAGCGTTCTGCTCCGGACACTGAGCAGCGTTCGGAAACGGACGCCCGGACGCCTCCTCCGGGAGATCATTCTGGTGGACGATGGCAGCACCAAGGTGGACCCCAAGCTGAACGACCTCCTGCGGATCAAGTTCCTCAACATGGTCAAGCATCACCGGCTGGACACCCAGGTGGGTCTGATGAAGGCTCGAGTGACTGGAGCCCAGTTGGCTCTGGCGGATGTCCTGGTTTTCCTGGACTCCCACGTCGAGGTGACCCATGGCTGGCTGGAGCCCCTCATAGCCCCCATTTTGAAGAACAACAGGACCTGCACTACTCCAATCATTGACACCATCGATTATGACAACTTTGCCTACCGGAGGGGTAAGCCATCCCGGGGCTTCTTTAACTGGCAGTTCAACTACATACAACTCCCGCTGCTCAAGGAGGAGGTATTGGCTCTGCCCGCGCCCCACGATAACCCCATCATGAATGGAGGTCTATTCGCCATTGGACGGCAGTGGTTCTTTGAACTCGGTGGCTACGACAAGGGTCTGAAGATCTGGGGAGCCGAGCAGTTCGAACTGAGCCTGAAGATCTGGTTGTGCGGAGGAAGGATACTGGAAGTGCCCTGCTCCCGGGTGGGTCACCTTTACAGGGATCCAAGCTTCCACATACACTACACGCAGCAATCTAAGGAGTATGAAAAGAAGGTTATTTCGAGA AACTACCGCCGCGTGGCTGAGGTGTGGTTGGACGATTACAAGGACAAGCTTTTCGAGGAGATACCCCACCTGACCGTCATCAAGGTGGGTAGCTTGACCGAAGCAAGGGCTCTGAAAAAGCGGCTGCACTGCAAACCCTTCAAGTGGTTTCTCGACCATCTTGCCGAGGATTTCCTAAATCTCTATCCTGTGGTGGAGACCTCGGACTTTGCCTTTGGGGTTTTGCAAAGTCTGGCTTCCCCCAAGCTATGTCTTAATCGTACGGAGGATAGTCCCGGCAAACCCAAGCTAAGTCAATGCCCCATCGAGCATAAATTCCCCGATTCGGATCTTATGAAATGGACCCTTACCTATCGCAGGGAGCTGCGTTCGGATTCCACCTGCCTGGAGGTGCGCAATCCGCTGGGAGAGGTTTACGTGTTCCAGTGCCACGGCCAGCAGGGCAATCAGTTTTGGTCCTTCAACACAACCAGCCAGCAGGTGGTCCATGGCCAGATGAAGGGCTCCAGGCGCTGCCTGGAAATCCAGCCGGACGCCAAAGGAGTGACCACCGGGCAATGCGATCCAAATAACCCCAAACAGCGCTGGAGCTTTGGCTACAAAGACAATCAAAGACTGGAGCATTTTTGGGATAAAGTGAAGACAAGCTAA
- the Pgant8 gene encoding polypeptide N-acetylgalactosaminyltransferase 8 isoform X1, whose amino-acid sequence MCIEILRHKKKVLLLLLLTAAGSIIFYWCTLRLEREDGLAAPTSMTSRLEREISDLQAAFESKVVPQLGDLGRPARRNWTEGERQAMDQSLRAVGFNSWLSERISLERSLYDMRHRSIFFSNIRQLDISITRISLTLTVLPSHSCKKLEYSLEKLPSVSVVITYHDEEASVLLRTLSSVRKRTPGRLLREIILVDDGSTKVDPKLNDLLRIKFLNMVKHHRLDTQVGLMKARVTGAQLALADVLVFLDSHVEVTHGWLEPLIAPILKNNRTCTTPIIDTIDYDNFAYRRGKPSRGFFNWQFNYIQLPLLKEEVLALPAPHDNPIMNGGLFAIGRQWFFELGGYDKGLKIWGAEQFELSLKIWLCGGRILEVPCSRVGHLYRDPSFHIHYTQQSKEYEKKVISRNYRRVAEVWLDDYKDKLFEEIPHLTVIKVGSLTEARALKKRLHCKPFKWFLDHLAEDFLNLYPVVETSDFAFGVLQSLASPKLCLNRTEDSPGKPKLSQCPIEHKFPDSDLMKWTLTYRRELRSDSTCLEVRNPLGEVYVFQCHGQQGNQFWSFNTTSQQVVHGQMKGSRRCLEIQPDAKGVTTGQCDPNNPKQRWSFGYKDNQRLEHFWDKVKTS is encoded by the exons ATGTGCATCGAGATTTTGCGGCACAAGAAGaaggtgttgctgctgctactgctgacGGCTGCCGGCAGCATAATCTTCTACTGGTGCACTCTAAGGCTGGAGCGGGAAGATGGCTTGGCGGCGCCGACGTCCATGACATCGCGACTGGAGCGGGAGATAAGCGACCTGCAGGCGGCGTTCGAGTCCAAAGTGGTGCCCCAGCTGGGGGATTTGGGGCGACCGGCGCGGAGGAACTGGACGGAGGGGGAGCGCCAGGCCATGGATCAGAGCTTGCGGGCGGTGGGCTTCAACAGCTGGCTCTCGGAGCGCATCTCTTTGGAGCGCTCGCTCTACGACATGCGGCATCGCAG TATATTTTTTAGTAATATCCGCCAACTTGACATCTCTATTACGCGAATATCTCTGACTCTTACGGTCCTACCATCCCACAGTTGCAAAAAGCTCGAGTACTCGCTGGAAAAGCTTCCGTCGGTGAGTGTGGTGATAACCTATCATGACGAAGAGGCGAGCGTTCTGCTCCGGACACTGAGCAGCGTTCGGAAACGGACGCCCGGACGCCTCCTCCGGGAGATCATTCTGGTGGACGATGGCAGCACCAAGGTGGACCCCAAGCTGAACGACCTCCTGCGGATCAAGTTCCTCAACATGGTCAAGCATCACCGGCTGGACACCCAGGTGGGTCTGATGAAGGCTCGAGTGACTGGAGCCCAGTTGGCTCTGGCGGATGTCCTGGTTTTCCTGGACTCCCACGTCGAGGTGACCCATGGCTGGCTGGAGCCCCTCATAGCCCCCATTTTGAAGAACAACAGGACCTGCACTACTCCAATCATTGACACCATCGATTATGACAACTTTGCCTACCGGAGGGGTAAGCCATCCCGGGGCTTCTTTAACTGGCAGTTCAACTACATACAACTCCCGCTGCTCAAGGAGGAGGTATTGGCTCTGCCCGCGCCCCACGATAACCCCATCATGAATGGAGGTCTATTCGCCATTGGACGGCAGTGGTTCTTTGAACTCGGTGGCTACGACAAGGGTCTGAAGATCTGGGGAGCCGAGCAGTTCGAACTGAGCCTGAAGATCTGGTTGTGCGGAGGAAGGATACTGGAAGTGCCCTGCTCCCGGGTGGGTCACCTTTACAGGGATCCAAGCTTCCACATACACTACACGCAGCAATCTAAGGAGTATGAAAAGAAGGTTATTTCGAGA AACTACCGCCGCGTGGCTGAGGTGTGGTTGGACGATTACAAGGACAAGCTTTTCGAGGAGATACCCCACCTGACCGTCATCAAGGTGGGTAGCTTGACCGAAGCAAGGGCTCTGAAAAAGCGGCTGCACTGCAAACCCTTCAAGTGGTTTCTCGACCATCTTGCCGAGGATTTCCTAAATCTCTATCCTGTGGTGGAGACCTCGGACTTTGCCTTTGGGGTTTTGCAAAGTCTGGCTTCCCCCAAGCTATGTCTTAATCGTACGGAGGATAGTCCCGGCAAACCCAAGCTAAGTCAATGCCCCATCGAGCATAAATTCCCCGATTCGGATCTTATGAAATGGACCCTTACCTATCGCAGGGAGCTGCGTTCGGATTCCACCTGCCTGGAGGTGCGCAATCCGCTGGGAGAGGTTTACGTGTTCCAGTGCCACGGCCAGCAGGGCAATCAGTTTTGGTCCTTCAACACAACCAGCCAGCAGGTGGTCCATGGCCAGATGAAGGGCTCCAGGCGCTGCCTGGAAATCCAGCCGGACGCCAAAGGAGTGACCACCGGGCAATGCGATCCAAATAACCCCAAACAGCGCTGGAGCTTTGGCTACAAAGACAATCAAAGACTGGAGCATTTTTGGGATAAAGTGAAGACAAGCTAA
- the LOC108127766 gene encoding putative inactive polypeptide N-acetylgalactosaminyltransferase 12, which translates to METRSLQNTYWSQLPLWKYLAFLAWTSFVLFLQHRELSQWDGLMGSISQKDLGKNGTASWPSIPPDEIVAYSRGWQRYQYNAWLAERIPLSRSLPDFRDKRCLYYTHEQNWDEMRPASLVVIFRNEQLMVVLRTLHSLVARTPRHLYHELILVDDHSDASFWSEELSLFFFDSYIRRYLYTNARIFHLQEPVGLIRARVFAAREAKTNTLVFVDAQVEVTEGWLTPLLGSITENILALAIPVLDRIDEQTMEYRRSREKRAIFDWSLSRREVPLTKAQSQSLPKPYEVALMRSPVFAITSLWFQDLSDFDTNLQGFGGAELELSFKVWRSGGRVVQVPCSRVGHLEPRDQDYLRRFGDLNILGESKSRNLKRIIELWIDNPILKDLVYRYQPHLKNKSEGDLSESQNSYKEHDCQSFMSFVDDVMPALLQITPRNRTDRGSGSIRPFVLDKSCLTVNRKFRLSLEPCRANSIHQNWTLTYLNDLRVRAVICLEVLQNLTLGLNFCHNLGGRQDWHYDEASNYLVSSSKCLELSDNRGIIMTPCRKNNTRQKWVFEHPNPEAMEGDAF; encoded by the exons ATGGAGACACGGTCTCTACAAAATACTTACTGGAGTCAGCTGCCTCTTTGGAAATATTTGGCATTCTTGGCTTGGACTTCCTTTGTGCTATTCCTTCAGCACAGGGAGCTGAGCCAATGGGATGGACTCATGGGATCCATTTCACAGAAGGACTTGGGTAAAAACGGCACCGCCTCATGGCCAAGTATTCCTCCAGACGAGATTGTGGCTTATTCGCGGGGCTGGCAGAGATACCAATACAACGCCTGGCTGGCCGAGAGGATTCCCCTGAGTCGCTCTCTTCCAGATTTCAGGGATAAACGCTGCCTGTACTATACACACGAACAGAACTGGGATGAAATGAGACCAGCCAGCCTGGTTGTGATCTTTCGGAATGAGCAATTGATGGTTGTACTGCGAACTCTGCATAGCTTGGTGGCCAGGACTCCGAGGCATCTATACCATGAACTTATTTTGGTGGATGACCACAGTGATGCCAGTTTCTGGTCAGAAGAGCTATCGCTCTTTTTCTTCGACTCCTATATACGGAGGTATCTCTACACCAACGCTAGAATTTTTCACCTGCAGGAACCGGTGGGTCTGATCAGAGCTCGGGTGTTTGCCGCTAGAGAGGCCAAGACGAACACCTTGGTCTTTGTAGACGCTCAAGTGGAAGTGACTGAGGGCTGGCTAACCCCCTTGCTGGGCAGCATAACTGAAAATATTCTGGCCTTGGCCATCCCAGTTCTGGATCGGATTGATGAGCAAACCATGGAGTATCGGCGTTCCAGAGAAAAGCGAGCCATCTTCGATTGGAGTCTGAGTCGGCGGGAAGTTCCCCTGACCAAGGCACAAAGCCAGAGCCTTCCGAAACCCTATGAAGTTGCTCTCATGCGGAGTCCCGTGTTCGCCATAACTTCTCTGTGGTTCCAAGACCTGTCTGACTTCGATACGAACCTTCAAGGATTTGGAGGAGCTGAGCTTGAGCTGAGTTTCAAGGTGTGGCGAAGTGGAGGTCGTGTTGTCCAAGTTCCCTGCTCGAGAGTTGGTCACTTGGAGCCGAGGGATCAGGACTATCTGAGACGGTTTGGAGATCTCAATATACTGGGGGAGAGTAAGTCCAGG aACCTAAAACGCATCATAGAACTCTGGATAGACAATCCCATCTTGAAGGACTTGGTCTATCGTTACCAGCCCCATCTTAAAAATAAGTCTGAGGGTGACCTAAGTGAGTCTCAGAATTCGTATAAGGAACACGACTGCCAGTCCTTTATGTCCTTTGTTGACGATGTCATGCCGGCACTTCTTCAAATAACTCCTAGAAATCGTACGGATCGTGGCTCAGGTTCCATCAGACCCTTTGTACTTGATAAGAGTTGTCTGACGGTTAATAGGAAATTTCGGCTTAGTTTAGAGCCATGTAGGGCAAATAGTATCCATCAGAACTGGACTCTCACCTATTTGAACGATCTGCGTGTCAGAGCCGTTATCTGCCTGGAAGTTCTACAGAATCTGACTTTGGGATTGAACTTCTGCCACAATCTAGGAGGTCGCCAAGATTGGCACTACGATGAAGCCAGCAACTATCTGGTTAGCAGTTCAAAGTGTCTAGAACTGAGTGATAATAGAGGCATTATTATGACTCCTTGTAGAAAGAATAACACCAGACAGAAATGGGTATTCGAACATCCCAACCCAGAAGCCATGGAAGGGGATGCTTTTTAG